From one Eucalyptus grandis isolate ANBG69807.140 chromosome 9, ASM1654582v1, whole genome shotgun sequence genomic stretch:
- the LOC120288451 gene encoding UPF0481 protein At3g47200-like gives MAVVYDKELLAWYVTTLKLRETVESRLPKKSTCGGEIVPAYEPRPPRSEWVISIEEKLTQGRQENMPGSWANLSIYRVPRHLKHGEDNAWVPQIVSLGPYHHGEEHLRRMERHKWRCLHRILERSGQGIALYLDSVKKVEWRARACYEGRISMSCNEFVEMMVLDGCFVIEMFQGFAEGFEKLGYRPNDPVFSMRESILQIQRDMIMLENQIPLFILDQLLGLQLGDPNQKEHVTKLALQFFSPLIGVPLTKVSAGYVVVEMVHPIDKDSRKD, from the coding sequence ATGGCTGTTGTTTACGACAAGGAGCTCTTGGCTTGGTATGTGACCACTCTCAAGCTTCGAGAAACTGTGGAATCTCGACTCCCCAAGAAATCAACCTGTGGGGGTGAAATCGTCCCCGCCTATGAGCCGAGGCCTCCCAGGTCCGAGTGGGTCATCTCCATTGAAGAGAAGCTCACGCAAGGTCGCCAGGAAAACATGCCAGGCTCGTGGGCAAATCTCTCCATTTACCGGGTCCCACGCCATCTCAAGCATGGTGAGGACAATGCCTGGGTCCCCCAGATCGTCTCCCTCGGGCCGTACCACCACGGTGAGGAGCACCTCCGCCGTATGGAGCGGCACAAGTGGCGCTGCCTCCACCGCATCCTCGAGCGCTCCGGTCAGGGGATAGCCCTCTATCTAGACTCGGTGAAGAAGGTCGAGTGGAGAGCTCGTGCCTGCTACGAGGGAAGGATATCCATGAGCTGCAATGAGTTCGTGGAGATGATGGTTCTCGATGGGTGCTTTGTGATTGAGATGTTCCAGGGATTTGCCGAGGGATTCGAGAAACTCGGCTACCGTCCCAATGACCCCGTCTTCTCAATGCGGGAATCAATACTTCAGATCCAGCGGGACATGATCATGCTCGAGAATCAGATCCCGCTCTTCATACTCGACCAATTGCTTGGTCTCCAACTCGGTGACCCCAACCAGAAGGAGCATGTGACCAAGCTGGCACTCCAGTTCTTCAGCCCTCTGATTGGGGTCCCTTTGACTAAGGTCAGCGCGGGCTATGTGGTAGTGGAGATGGTGCACCCCATTGACAAGGACTCCCGCAAAGACTAA